The Bacillus sp. (in: firmicutes) genome contains a region encoding:
- a CDS encoding sugar ABC transporter substrate-binding protein translates to MKNIQWKWLLVFISVIWLVSGCTNEQDQVSAPVEEEKTSETKTTKTSSSSEIPAVFDRPIKIASVNQLSIGTFTSQYIQGIKEQVEAFGGEVQFYNADNDLTKMASLLDTAINQGADAILIDHGRADALEAGVKKALEKGIPVVAFDNDLNLPGVTVIDQDDYSLAWNSLRTLAQDLNGKGNIVYIWVAGYTPMERRNVIYEAFKQRYPNIQEIARFGTASANTALDTQAQMEAILQQYPNKGDIDAVFATWDEFAKGAVKAIQQAGRDEIKVYGIDLSDEDLQLIQQPNSPWVATTATDPSEIGRIQVRFAYQKLAGEETPDIFSVTPYLVHRNQLPEQTVTMNDLHQYIPGWGQAEVAVSPWMKALEERVKNE, encoded by the coding sequence ATGAAAAACATTCAATGGAAATGGCTACTTGTCTTTATTAGTGTTATCTGGTTAGTAAGTGGTTGTACAAACGAACAAGATCAAGTGAGTGCACCAGTAGAAGAAGAGAAGACTTCTGAAACGAAGACAACGAAAACAAGTTCGTCAAGCGAAATCCCGGCAGTGTTTGATCGTCCAATCAAAATCGCGTCTGTCAATCAATTGTCGATCGGGACCTTTACTTCACAATATATTCAAGGGATTAAAGAGCAAGTGGAAGCATTTGGTGGAGAGGTGCAATTTTACAATGCCGATAACGATTTAACGAAAATGGCTTCGCTACTTGATACTGCCATCAACCAGGGAGCGGATGCCATTTTAATTGACCATGGTCGTGCCGACGCTTTGGAAGCAGGTGTAAAAAAAGCGCTTGAAAAAGGAATTCCAGTGGTTGCATTTGACAATGATTTGAATCTTCCTGGAGTAACGGTTATTGACCAAGATGATTATAGTTTGGCGTGGAATTCCCTACGGACGTTAGCTCAAGACTTAAATGGGAAAGGAAATATCGTTTATATTTGGGTAGCTGGCTATACGCCAATGGAAAGACGGAATGTGATCTATGAGGCGTTTAAACAAAGATATCCGAATATTCAAGAAATTGCACGATTCGGTACGGCATCTGCCAACACAGCGTTAGATACGCAAGCCCAAATGGAAGCAATTTTACAACAGTATCCAAATAAAGGAGACATCGATGCGGTATTTGCGACATGGGATGAGTTTGCCAAAGGAGCCGTTAAAGCAATCCAACAAGCTGGACGTGATGAGATTAAAGTATACGGCATCGATTTAAGCGATGAAGATTTACAATTGATTCAGCAGCCGAATTCTCCATGGGTAGCAACTACGGCGACAGACCCATCCGAAATAGGACGTATTCAAGTGCGGTTTGCTTATCAAAAGTTAGCAGGGGAAGAAACACCAGATATTTTCTCAGTTACCCCTTACTTAGTGCACAGGAACCAACTGCCTGAACAAACGGTGACGATGAATGACTTACACCAATACATCCCTGGTTGGGGGCAAGCTGAAGTAGCTGTATCACCATGGATGAAAGCGTTGGAGGAGCGCGTTAAAAATGAGTAA
- a CDS encoding methyltransferase domain-containing protein: METESHSSVYIKDEVAIENTFLTNSYRVDLRTLSPQQKDRFVKCSNIRDWSMVTWKDVGKPYEVTTYSKDRLAWEKEHHQTMDPKTSWQFFNQAFHEWFVKDVPKEMDDKKKAFFRSLKSFRLQEIQTALQDVIQIHLWNYVHRVEDGIWDPRGKRALFEGLDVTKPKILFLGAAEGYEGMQLAAMYPGAEVVLVDYDAYCRDTRFQDFPESYPFLGGDLATGGKKVYYKKDFHIEYIVEDIRNLPFGKEFDIVLSVGLLEHFPDEKKPEVIEWHRKFLKPTGYCIMTTPRNQWKSRMYYRVMADVMNHTYRELMTVEQMGLYAYENGLNIERHGYIKVHNGLIATVR; this comes from the coding sequence ATGGAAACGGAATCGCATTCGTCGGTATACATAAAGGATGAAGTGGCGATAGAGAATACATTTTTAACGAATAGCTATCGAGTGGATTTACGAACGTTGTCACCTCAACAAAAAGATCGATTTGTAAAATGTTCAAACATTCGTGATTGGAGTATGGTTACGTGGAAAGATGTCGGCAAACCTTATGAAGTGACAACTTATTCTAAAGATCGCTTAGCATGGGAAAAGGAGCACCATCAAACGATGGATCCAAAAACTTCCTGGCAATTTTTTAATCAAGCGTTTCACGAGTGGTTTGTGAAGGATGTACCAAAAGAAATGGACGATAAAAAGAAAGCATTTTTTCGAAGTTTAAAAAGTTTTCGTTTACAAGAAATTCAAACAGCTCTTCAAGATGTCATCCAAATTCATTTATGGAACTATGTGCATCGGGTCGAAGACGGAATTTGGGACCCTCGTGGAAAGCGGGCACTTTTTGAAGGATTAGATGTAACCAAGCCTAAAATCCTTTTTTTAGGTGCGGCGGAAGGATACGAAGGGATGCAATTAGCGGCCATGTATCCCGGTGCTGAAGTCGTATTAGTGGATTACGATGCCTATTGTCGTGATACAAGATTTCAAGACTTTCCTGAATCGTATCCGTTTTTAGGGGGGGATTTGGCAACAGGTGGTAAAAAAGTATACTATAAAAAAGATTTTCACATTGAATATATCGTAGAAGATATTCGAAATTTACCATTTGGAAAAGAATTTGATATCGTTCTATCGGTCGGGTTACTCGAACATTTTCCAGATGAGAAAAAGCCGGAAGTCATCGAATGGCACCGAAAATTTCTTAAACCGACAGGGTATTGTATTATGACAACGCCACGTAATCAATGGAAATCACGTATGTATTATCGAGTGATGGCCGATGTCATGAACCATACGTACCGTGAATTGATGACGGTCGAACAAATGGGACTCTATGCCTATGAAAACGGATTGAATATTGAACGTCACGGATATATAAAAGTTCATAATGGATTGATTGCCACCGTAAGATAG
- a CDS encoding ribonucleotide-diphosphate reductase subunit beta — protein sequence MHSVSKRTLMDKTAPNRSTGIINGKSSNVLNWDDVRFPWAYPKYKKMLANFWTPFEINMAQDIKQFPNLSEAEQDTFLKIIGLLALLDSIQTDYAGKVADYLTDSSLNALMIMLAQQEVIHNHSYSYVLSSLVSKQKQDEVFEFWRTEPILERRNDFVVRGYRDFVEQPNVEHLLKSIVFDVILEGLFFYSGFAFFYHLARNQKMVATSTMINYINRDEHIHVDLFVKIFKEILNEYPEYKKKLEPFVQQTFLQAAELEIEWARYIIGHRIDGIFINEVEDYIKFYANVRANQLGYDRPFEGYRKNPLRWIKAYEEVDLGKSDFFEQKSRQYTKVNYVDNGFDEL from the coding sequence ATGCATTCCGTATCGAAACGAACGTTAATGGATAAAACAGCCCCAAACCGATCAACTGGAATCATCAATGGGAAATCTTCAAATGTTTTAAATTGGGACGATGTTCGTTTTCCATGGGCCTATCCTAAATATAAAAAAATGCTGGCCAACTTTTGGACGCCTTTTGAAATCAATATGGCTCAAGACATAAAACAATTTCCGAATTTAAGTGAAGCAGAACAAGATACCTTTTTAAAAATTATTGGGCTATTGGCACTTTTAGACAGCATTCAAACCGATTATGCAGGAAAAGTAGCCGATTATTTAACGGATTCTAGTTTAAATGCCCTCATGATTATGCTTGCCCAGCAGGAAGTGATTCATAACCATTCCTACTCGTACGTGTTATCAAGCTTGGTGTCCAAACAAAAACAAGATGAAGTCTTTGAATTTTGGCGAACAGAGCCCATTTTAGAACGACGAAACGATTTTGTCGTTCGGGGATACCGAGATTTTGTCGAACAACCAAACGTAGAACATTTATTAAAGTCCATTGTGTTTGATGTAATCTTAGAAGGTTTATTTTTCTATTCAGGTTTCGCCTTTTTCTATCACCTTGCTCGTAATCAAAAAATGGTAGCTACAAGCACGATGATTAATTACATTAATCGCGATGAGCATATTCACGTAGACTTGTTTGTGAAAATTTTTAAAGAAATATTGAATGAATATCCCGAATATAAGAAAAAGCTTGAACCTTTTGTTCAGCAAACATTTCTTCAAGCAGCTGAATTAGAAATCGAATGGGCAAGATACATTATCGGCCATCGCATTGATGGAATTTTTATTAATGAAGTAGAAGATTACATTAAGTTTTATGCAAATGTTCGTGCCAATCAATTGGGATATGATCGACCGTTTGAAGGATATCGCAAGAACCCTCTTCGTTGGATTAAAGCGTATGAGGAAGTTGATTTAGGGAAATCCGATTTCTTTGAACAAAAATCACGACAATACACGAAAGTCAATTATGTCGATAATGGTTTTGATGAACTATAA
- a CDS encoding ABC transporter permease, which produces MGTFFNKYGTLLVIVGIIFFFSITNDRFFTYSNFTDILRSISIVTFVALGVTCSLIVGGFDLSVGSIVSMSTITSAAMLVWYRQELLVALVVPILVGLLIGLFNSFVVIRLRIPDLLGTLAVMYIINGVHLTATKGYSIYNNMMLTNGEMAPGKFIPSFLFIGQGKWLSIPFPVLLMLAAVIFLHLFFRYTKTGRLLYVTGGNPEAARLSGISVNRYRTYAYLLSAFFASVAGIVLAARVGTGQVSAGASLLMDAVAASFIGYSVFGQGKPNVIGTFFGAVLIGVLLNGLTMWNVPYYAMDILKGSILVLALAIMYVQKKGVFHK; this is translated from the coding sequence TTGGGCACCTTCTTTAATAAATATGGAACACTTTTGGTTATCGTTGGAATCATTTTCTTTTTTAGTATTACAAACGACCGCTTTTTCACGTATAGCAATTTCACCGATATATTGCGTTCGATCTCGATTGTTACGTTTGTAGCTCTTGGCGTCACATGCTCACTCATTGTCGGCGGCTTTGATTTATCGGTTGGGTCAATTGTTAGCATGAGCACGATTACAAGTGCGGCGATGCTCGTTTGGTATCGGCAAGAGCTTCTTGTCGCCTTAGTCGTTCCCATCCTCGTCGGGCTACTTATCGGGCTGTTCAATAGTTTTGTTGTAATTCGTTTAAGAATCCCAGATTTATTAGGGACGTTAGCGGTCATGTATATCATCAATGGGGTCCATTTAACAGCAACAAAAGGGTATTCCATCTACAATAATATGATGTTAACCAATGGAGAAATGGCACCTGGTAAATTTATCCCTTCATTTTTATTTATTGGTCAAGGAAAATGGTTATCGATTCCGTTTCCCGTTCTTCTCATGCTTGCTGCGGTCATATTTCTTCATTTATTTTTTCGATACACAAAGACGGGCAGATTGCTCTATGTAACGGGTGGCAATCCTGAAGCGGCACGCTTGTCAGGAATTTCGGTGAATCGTTACCGGACCTATGCGTACTTGTTAAGTGCATTTTTTGCTTCGGTTGCCGGTATCGTTTTAGCTGCTAGAGTCGGTACTGGACAAGTGTCAGCAGGAGCTTCCTTATTAATGGATGCCGTCGCTGCTTCTTTTATTGGGTATTCCGTGTTTGGTCAAGGAAAACCAAACGTCATTGGCACGTTTTTCGGGGCAGTGTTAATTGGTGTGTTATTGAATGGACTGACGATGTGGAACGTACCGTATTATGCGATGGATATCTTAAAGGGGAGTATTTTAGTGTTAGCGTTAGCGATTATGTACGTGCAGAAAAAAGGAGTTTTTCATAAATAA
- a CDS encoding sugar ABC transporter ATP-binding protein — protein sequence MSKLEVLQVCKSFNGVPILQNINFSVKRGEIHALIGANGAGKSTLMKILAGDYEKDAGELWIDGRKVHFTSPEDALQHGVGMVVQEVDTALVPTLSVTENVLLPFLTSASMLIRPTQWNKRAAQHLDEVGASIQVTKQVSECTIYEKQLILLARAVAQRTNYLILDEPTAPLSSYETEKLFEVISHLKENGVGIIFISHRLNEVKRLADRVTILRDGTVVQTASTSQLSIEEMIEKMVGKVVGHKRKTKEKKKEVLLSIDDLFVPSTSQTVQLSVHQGEVVCVVGLIGAGKSETARAIVGADRAVGSIQLYGNTYTFSSPADAIRAGICLVPEERRKEGIWIDESVIQNLSIPQLAYEKKWVIPTLKEKEAITIIEKLRIRAASLYEPLRYLSGGNQQKVAIGKWLSIPASVYVFDEPTKGIDIGSKEEVFRIIEELAQNGKGILYFTSDVDEAFAIADRILIMQDGVIKNELLPSEIDVPTLTKAVSGGI from the coding sequence ATGAGTAAGCTAGAGGTTCTGCAAGTTTGTAAGTCCTTTAATGGAGTTCCGATTTTACAAAATATCAATTTTTCAGTTAAAAGAGGGGAAATTCATGCGCTCATTGGGGCAAATGGTGCAGGAAAAAGTACATTAATGAAAATTTTAGCTGGTGATTACGAAAAAGATGCCGGAGAACTATGGATTGACGGGAGAAAGGTGCACTTTACATCACCCGAAGACGCTTTACAACATGGCGTTGGGATGGTCGTTCAAGAAGTCGATACCGCGCTTGTCCCAACGCTTTCAGTCACAGAAAATGTCTTGCTTCCGTTTCTTACATCGGCTTCCATGCTAATTCGTCCTACTCAATGGAACAAACGAGCAGCCCAACATTTAGATGAAGTGGGTGCATCGATTCAGGTAACGAAACAAGTTTCTGAGTGTACGATATACGAAAAACAACTCATTTTATTGGCTCGAGCGGTGGCTCAACGAACAAACTATTTAATTTTAGATGAGCCGACCGCTCCGTTATCTTCTTATGAAACGGAGAAGTTGTTCGAAGTGATATCACACTTAAAGGAAAATGGTGTTGGTATCATATTTATTTCCCATCGGTTAAACGAAGTGAAGCGATTAGCCGATCGGGTTACCATTTTACGAGATGGAACTGTTGTTCAAACAGCCTCTACCTCTCAGCTTTCAATAGAGGAAATGATTGAGAAAATGGTGGGGAAGGTAGTAGGCCATAAAAGAAAAACGAAAGAAAAGAAAAAAGAAGTACTTCTATCTATTGATGACCTTTTTGTACCGTCGACCAGTCAAACAGTTCAACTTTCGGTCCATCAAGGGGAAGTCGTCTGTGTAGTCGGGCTCATCGGAGCGGGGAAAAGCGAAACTGCTCGGGCAATTGTCGGAGCGGATCGGGCGGTCGGCTCCATTCAACTATACGGAAACACGTATACCTTTTCTTCACCAGCTGATGCCATTCGTGCTGGCATCTGTCTAGTCCCCGAAGAACGCAGAAAAGAAGGGATTTGGATTGATGAATCGGTCATCCAAAATTTATCGATCCCACAATTGGCTTATGAAAAGAAATGGGTTATCCCTACGTTAAAAGAAAAAGAGGCGATCACCATCATCGAAAAATTACGAATTAGGGCCGCTTCCTTGTATGAGCCATTACGTTATTTGAGCGGAGGAAATCAACAAAAGGTCGCGATTGGTAAATGGTTATCCATTCCTGCATCCGTTTACGTATTTGATGAGCCGACGAAAGGAATCGATATCGGGTCAAAAGAAGAAGTGTTTCGCATCATCGAAGAATTAGCTCAAAATGGGAAAGGCATTCTTTATTTTACATCGGATGTGGATGAAGCTTTCGCAATTGCCGATCGTATTTTAATCATGCAAGATGGGGTAATTAAAAATGAGTTGCTGCCAAGTGAAATCGATGTACCAACATTAACGAAGGCAGTATCAGGAGGGATTTAG